DNA from Castor canadensis chromosome 3, mCasCan1.hap1v2, whole genome shotgun sequence:
TTGatatactttcaaaatattttcaattcggAGTTGACCAAAATCAACTCTTATACATGACACTGTGAAACATTGGCTTATACGAACATGAAAAATCCAGATTAAAAAGCTTAAACATCTTGATGacttcagaattttttcttttctgaattgaaaatattttgaaagtatatCAGATTGTACTTGAAGTTTATTACACTGGTTGGGGCAAGTGATCTGTTGCCTTATACCATTGTTGTCTGAATGTGGGCATGTTACTTGAAATTTATCAGAATGGTGTGCTAAAATGGGGATAAGCTACCTAACTTCATAGATTATTTTGAGATTAAACCAGAATGTATATAAAGAGCCATTTGCATGCCACCTGGCAGATTATAACTGCTCAGtaaattttatcattcatattgttcttttcctttggtgCATGCATttcaagtattcttttaaaagtaaaatgggtACTGTATGACACATTTAGATTGTAATGGTATAGCTTTATGTTTAAAAACTTGAGCATTCTGTTTTATACTTATACAAGCAAAAGAAATGTATCTTACGATTGTGGGTcactaaaaacttttttttttttttattgcttctcggccttttggctaagatcaagtgtaaaaactttttttttttctccagatgtGTGTTAAAGGAATTAGAGACATTGGGAAAAGAATTATATGGAGCAAAACTGATTGCACAGAAATGCCAGGTTCGAAATTGTCCCCATTTCAAGAATGCAGTGAGTGGATCAGAATGTCTGCTTTCCATGGTTGAAGAGGGAAATCCCCACCATTATTTTGTGGCAACACAGGTAATATTACTTTTAACACCATGAGTCAGTATTAATGATATCTatgtaaaattcatatagaattaTTGATAATTAGAAAAACTTAACATGGAGTGATTTGttagtggttctttttttttttttttttttttttgcagtactggggtttgaattcagggcctacaccttgagccactccaccagtgataggtttttgtgataggttttttcgagatagagtttcccaaactgtttgccaaggctggcttcaaaccatgatcctcctgatctctgcctcctgagtaagtaggatgacaggtgtgagccacttgtgcccagcTCAGAGTATCTTTGACTAGACACAAGAGAAAGCTACTAACTTATTTACATTTGCATTAGTTTATAATTCATGGTGCTAGAATACTGATAAAATTGTTTCAAACTGCTGCTACTTACTCTGTTTGGGTcaagtttttgtgtttttcttcctttatcatgAAGTGTACTACAGTAGTGAGACATACTCATTTAAGAaaacacagtctttttttttttattgttttattattcatatgtgcatataaggcttgggtcatttctcccccctgcccccaccccctcccttaccacccactccgccccctccttctcccccccaccccctcaatacccagcagaaactattttgcccttatctaattttgttgaagagagagtataagcaataataggaaggaacaagtgttcctggttgagataaggatagctatacagggagttgactcacattaatttcctgtgcgtgtgtgttaccttctaggttaattattcttgagctaaccttttctctagttcctggtccccttttcctattggcctcagttgcttttaaggtatctgctttagtttctctgtgttaagggcaacaaatgctagctaattttttaggtgtcttacctatccttacccctcccttgtgtgctctcgtttttatcatgtgttcaaagtccaatccccttgttgtgtttgcccttgatctaatgtccacatatgagagagaacatactgcccttgatgtaatgtctacatatgagagagaacataggatttttggtctttttggccaggctaacctcactcagaatgatgttctccaattccatccatttaccagtgaatgataatatttcattcttcttcatggctgcataaaattccattatgtatagataccacattttcttaatccattcgtcagtggtggggcatcttggctgtttccataacttggctattgtgaatagtgccacaataaacatgggtgtgcaggtgcctctggaataacctgtgtcacagtcttttgggtatatccccaagagtggtattgctggatcaaatggtagatcaatgtttagctttttaagtagcctccaaatttttttccagagtggttgtactagtttacattcccaccaacagtgtatgagggttcctttttccccacatccttgccaacacctgttgttcgtggagAAACACaatctttcatcttttatttttaatacttctcTCTTTAAGTTCTTACAAACTTATTTAAGGCAACTTAATTGATATATTTGAACtaaataattctgtttttctttcctaacaGGATCAAAATTTATCtgtgaaagtaaagaaaaagccTGGGGTTCCTCTCATGTTTATTATCCAGAACACCATAGTCTTGGACAAACCTTCTCCCAAAACAGTTGCCTTCGTTAAAGCAGTGGAGTCAGGTCAGCTTGTCTCAGTGCTTGAAAAACAAAGTATCAAGCAGCTCAAAGAGGAACAGGGTTTAGTAAAAAACCCCgaacagagaagaagaaaaaagcgcAAGAAAGTAAGTGGCCCTAATCCTCTTAGctgtttgaagaaaaagaaaaaagcacaggacacaaaatcacctgcttctgaaaagaaaagaaaaagaaaaaggatccgGAACCGATCTACCTCAGAAGTATTTTCCGAGAAGCAGAATGTGGAAGGATAATCAGTGCTTTGGGTACTTTTAAAGACATTCAGATGTGAAAAGTGGATTTACTTTTAGAACTGCAGAGAAGTATTTACAATACAAGACTAAACtgagctgggtgccaggggctcacatctataatactagctactcaagatgcagagatcaggaggatcacggttcgaagccagcccagccaaatagttctttgagaccctattttgaaaaaccctttacgaaaatagggctggtgagtggctcaaggtgaatgccctgagttcaagtcctagtaccaccaaaaaaaaaaaaaaaagactaaacttGTAAATGAAAGGCCATATGCTTTTGCCTAAAGTCACTTAACGAAATAAAAAGTCATTTGGTTTAGATGTAATaggattcatttttttaaagtcgTTTTGAAAGGTTTCTCATTGTAAAATTGTCTCCTGACTTGCCCCCCATCTCACACTCCATGTGTTACATGCAAACAGTTTTGAAAAATCAAACAATTCTAAAAGGCTTGTGACAAAAAAAAGGGTCtgtgattataggtatgtaccaccatgcccacctgtaGAAATACATATCTTTGTTGAACTAATAATACATCAAAACACAGGATGcttatttgaaaatcatttttccttAACATTCTTTTGTTTACGAGGTGCTGGGAAAAAAGTGCCTTTACCATTTTTCAGTTCCACTTGTCTTGTAGGATGATGATTTCCTTTTAGATGTACCTGTTAACTTCAATAGTGAAAATTCCCAAACAATGGTTTCTCTacgattaaatattttatttatttttggtgggaatggggtttgaacttaagacttAATGCTTGCAGAACtggcactccaccacttaagccacacttccactcCTTTTTGCTtggattattttggagattgggtatCATCAACTATCTGCtagggctgccctcaaacctcgatcttcccaATATCATATTCCCAAGTAATTAGGGTTACAAGCCTGAAGAAGCCTGAGCTTCCAGTGACCAGCTTGAATATGTTATTGAAAAGTGTCCAAACTACTATAAGGGGCAAATGAATTAGGAATTGAATAACTAAACTTGTCTCTTTCAGCTTCCCCCTGCCTTCCAGTGTTTTATTCATCTCTTGGGCCAGAATTCATGTTTTTACACTGTAAGATTGAAGTATAAATTTACTGGAAAAGTGAAGTCTGATAAGGAGCTCATGAGTGGTTTCTTTTGACAAATTGGAACAGTGGTTCTTAATCTATACTGTTGGTGTTATAATTGTGTGAAGTAGATGAGTAAGTTCTTATTAATGGCTAAAATTAAGTGTTTCTTAAATGTGAAACAATTTAAACTCCTACAGAAATGTTACTCTTAGTTGAATTCAGAAATGGTTCTTTGGTGAAAGTGAAGTTACAGCTTTACACTGGGGAGTAATGCATTATATAGCAAGTAATGTATTATATAGCAAGCCATGGTAGTGTTTGGGTTGTAATTTCATGATTCTGTTTTAAATTCTTGACaggaactttctttttctttttttgggtacctaggtttgaacttggctttgctcttgcaaagcaagtgtggcttgagccacatctccagttcatttttgctctggttattttggagatggggccttaggaactatttgcttgggctggccttgaactgtgatccacccagtctcagcctcccatgtaggcACCACCAGTGCATGGCAGAACATTTTTGATACTGGAAAAAAGTGAATATACTTCTGTAGTTCTTAAGTAAAAAGATGACATCTGTCAATAATGAGAGGATTACCTAATCAAATAGATAAAGTGCTAAAGCAGATGAAAAGTACAGTGATGAAATTTATTCAGTACCATCTGATAATAATGATATTAACAGTGCCTATTAATAATGGCtgtgaattttatgtattttcctgGCAAAATTTTAAGGATATTTTAGCAAAAGAATCTTATATCCTTATACTATAATTCTTTAATGAATATTACATTTATACCACCACTGCTAAAATCCTTAGCAAATATAGGTCCCAAGTCTGCTCCTTAAGGACTTTGTGAGTAAGgttaaaaaggagggaaataaaGACTCTGTTAGATGCGTATAATGCAACAAGTGTTTGGTCATTTAACTCTAGAAACTGTCTTATAAAACATACATAACTAGTATTAgcgcccccccccacacaccccccaaaaaaccaaaaagcttgcTTACTATAGCTCTCTGTATTGGTCTCTCATTGTCAGAGACCCAAAACACTACTGttccacattttaattttgttattttgattCAATTACTAGTCCCCCATTCAAGTTGGGGGTTATGGTGGTCATGTGATAAATAGAGTTACAGGTTATGTTTGAATCCAGAGTGTTGTAGGTTTGTGAGCACATCATGTTTTTCTCCCCACTTTCAAAATATAGAATTATTGGGCATACTTGGCCACTGGTCATGTCCTATATTGATTCTCTTTCATTTATAGACTAGCTCATTAGGGTAGGAAAAGTCAAGTGGAAGCTGTAAGATCTTCAGATCAGGAGAGTAAGCCAAAAGAAGAATCATCAGAAGAATTGCAGAGGTCACTACCATCATGATATTCTTGAATGAGGCTGAAGTGTTGATTATTGTTCTATCTCTATTTAATGTATCTATTAGGCTTGGGCAGAAATCAAATGGATGTTAAAatgtaattcatttattttagtattaATCTGGTAACTCTGGCAGCCATTTTTCCAAGTGTATTTTTGCCAGAAGAAATCAACACAGCTCCTGACACCTAATATGGAAAGTGCTTCCCGAGCACATTCACTCTCTAGCTCTATGCGTATGGCAGCTCACCAGTTCTCAGCCATGATACAGTCTGTAGCGATCTTGATCATCTTATCATTGCACCCAGAAAATGTTAACGAGCTCACTACATTGATGACATTACAAAGTACCAATTACTATAAATGTTTTATTCCAGCTTTATGAATAAACTTGAGAGTGGGAGATATCCTTTATCAAAAGTCAGAAATCAGGCACCTCTGCTATGCACACATCACTTACAGTGCCGGTTTAGAGCCAGTACTCAAAAAGCATGGAGATTCTATCATATAAGATGCAATATCAGCTTTGAATCAGCCACCAATCTATGGTGTGTTTCTCCCATAGCCAGAATACATGGATGCAAGAATTAAGGGGTGCAAGTAGGAATAGTTCTCACTATTACAACTTGTAACCTACCTAGAAAATTTTTGCTTTCTTCCCCCAAGACTGAGCTCTGTTTGTGTGATGATCTTGTTCCCAAAGGAGGAATACTTCTACCAtgagcacaacaataattttattgatttggaagGTGATACTACTACCAGCTAATATGGGGTTACTTATATTTTGAACCAATAGGCAAAGAAAGGAGTTATTCTACTAACTGGGTTATTGATCCAATTTCCAAGAGCAAATTGGATTGCTGCTACAGGATGTCAGTACAGAGGACTATTTCTGGAATCTAAGACTTTCCAAGATGCGTCTTAGTATTTCTATGTCCAATAGTAAATGTTAATAGAAAgctatttcaaagaaaaggagGCTGAGCTAGTGGGTATTCAAACCCTTCAAGAATGAAGACTCGTGTTACCTCATCTATTAAAGAGTAAGCAAGGTTCTGGCTGAGATCAAAGGAAACATGGAATGAATTGTGTACTAGCCAACCTCTAAGGTGATTTTTACCTTCTTGTGTTTGTGAGCTTGTGTATCCACTCCCACACTAGATAGACTGACCCTAATCAACAGGATATTAATGTGGAAATAGTGAGGTGTAACTTGTGATGTGGGATCATAAAAACGTGGCTTCTATCATTCACTTTTGCTGTAGGTTAAGTTAGCACCCATGTAAGGATATGTAAGTAGCCCAAGGAAATAATCTGTAGGGAAGAAAGGAAGCCTCCTGTCAACAGCATCAATTTACCAGCAATATAAGTGACTCGTCTTAGAAGATCTTGTAGCCCCCTCAAGTCTCCTGATGACTGCAGTATCAGCCAATGGTTGACTGAACTCATGAGAGGTAGAACCACTCAATTAAGCCACTTGACCCACAGAAAATATGTGAGATAAATATATGTTGTGAGTCACTAAATTTTAGGGTAATTTGTTATATATCAATAAGTAACTAATATAATTGTGAAGAAGGAAGTTTAAAATATCACCTATAACCGTCTGAGTACTTACATAAACTATGCCTAACACCTATGAATATTTTTCcttatgtgtatatgtatctatTTCTATATGTATGTAATAGACATGTACATCTGCACACTAtgtttacacatgtatataatgtatatattatacatgcAATATATATCATACATGTACTatgttcttctctttccttcttttcctgtatttactgagttatttttattgggttttttttttttgctttgtttttgagattcacTTTACAACTTAATTCTGTTGCCACTAATTGTAATCATTTTCAGGTGggactaagactgaaattttggtATCAGCACAGCTCAGATAGGTACAATGGTTATCAGAACTCTGCACCTTCTCATTTGGGAAATAAggtaagaatattttcatttgtatgaaaGATGGTTGCATCATGTTCAGTGAAACAGTGTTGTGTGAAAGTTTAAAGTATAGAAGGGTGCTTATGGAAGCTGAGTAGATAAAGAAGTGGACTGTGTCAGCTCCCAGCCCAGCTTTCTTTTTTAGTTtaagtacattttaatttttaattgatacacaGTAATTGTACATATGTGTGGAGTACAGTATGATATTTCAATGcatgtaaataatgtgcaatgATCAGAGTAGGGCGATTGGCATATCTATCACTTCAGacataaaaaaatttctttgggttgataacatttaaaaatccttcttactagctattttgaaatttaattctaCTGTGATAAATAACATTAGAAGTTTTTCCTCTTATTCCACTACATCCCTGTAGCCATTAACTATTCTGTGCCTATCCCTTACCCCCCCTCCATCTTCCCAGGCTCTGGCAATCACTATTGTATTCTCTAGTCTTTGAGATCAACCTGTAACTTTTACATATAAGTGAGAATGTATGGTACTTGACTTtctatgcctgacttatttcacttaacacaatgttctccagttccatccatgttgctgcaaatgacctaatttcatattttatggctgaataatattctatcgTATATTTGTACCCCATTTTGTATCCAGTTGATGGActcttaggttgtttccattttttaggTATTGTGAGTAgggcttcaataaacatgggagtataGATGTCCCTTTGACATAGTATTTTATTACCCagtagtaggattgctggatcagatggaaGTTCGTTTCTAATTTTTGTTgccagtattgtggtttgaactcagggccttatacttgctatgcaagtgctctaccacttgatccatgtctccagccctttttgctttagcttgtttttcagatagggtcttgtcctTTTGCTTAGGTCAGCAGACTCTCAttttcttacctctgcctcccaagtctctgggattacaggtgtgggccgtTATGCATGCCcctgtttctagttttttaaagATCCTCTGTACTGTCTTCCACAATGATGAGCACATCTTTCTGCAGTTTCCTTGTGATAACTGGGGCTGTAACTCAGCAAACTACAATGCTCTGGTAGCAGCTCCTTATTAGATTCTGCCAATAAGGGGTTCTCAAGGTGGGACTTGGAAAGCACAGAATGAAAAGACTTCTTTCTGTTGCTTCCTTTGAAGTTGATGTTTGTGGCTCTGGTGACTACCACACCTTTACCTTTGCAGCAGCAACTTCTTACCAAAGTGGCCCCTAAGTCCAATATTTGCAGAATTAGCTTCATTGCCTCAACCCACCTCCTTCCTATCAGATAAACAAACACCACCACTTGCTGGTTGGAGCTCATTCTCTGAGATTTGTCTGGTACTTGACCATGGAGCCCTGCTTTGAGCTGAGAGTATTAGGACCGGTGGATTAGACCCTATCTTCTCAGAAGGTTCAGCTCTATAGGGCTCCTTATCCAAGAGTTTAAACTTGTGGTTGGTATCTCCAGAATTCTTAGTGCTCTGTTTTCACCTACAAATGATGTTATGGTTTAGATACGCAGTTTCCCCCTGTCCAAAAGGCTCATcttttaaaggcttggtctccagctggtggttTCAATCAttgggaaataataataattaggttagggctctgacctaatcaatggaacAATTCCTTTATGGCATTATTGGGATATGGTGGAAAgcaggagatggggcctagttggaggaagttggTGATTGGGGATGTGCCCTGGAAATATACATCTTATCTCTGACCTTTTCCtggctctctcccttcttcccagcTGCCTTCCCAGAGCTGATAAGCAGCTCTGTTCTACCATGCCCTCTCTGTCATGAGGCTCTGAATCACCACAGACCCACAGTGATGGGACCAAGCAACTATGGACTAAACCCTCTGaaatcctgagccaaaataaatctttcctcttttaaattgtttctctcaggtatttgtcacagtgataaaagTCTTAATACACCCAGttaacaactttgtacctaattgACATTTGTTTATGCTAAATGTTCTCTGTTCACACAACTGGTGTGACTTTTCTCTTAACTGTACCTTGACCTAATACAAAGGTTCTAACTGATCAGTCCTGTTTTATGTGTTCATTCTGGAGCTTTGAGGAAGAATTCAGCTCTACCTACATTatagagactgagattggaatAAGATATAGtccatcaaataaaaaaatggagGTACTAGAAccaagagaggcagagagatcaggCAAAAATCACATCAAAGCATTAAGTTAtctttaaattataaaacactgtcTCAACCCTTTCTCTCCAAAAATCTTCGTAGTTTTGAAGATGAAAATACAGaacacagaaaaggagaaaaaaataaatataagtgaCTTGTatctagaaaatgaaaactattctAATTCAATAATAAAGGGACAATCCAATTAAAATGGGTAAAGGGCGAGATTAGACATTTCTACAAAGAAATACACCAATGACTAATAAGACATGAAAATGCTAACattagccatcaaggaaatgggAAGCAAACCACAATTAGATGCCACTTCACAACTAGTAGGATGGTTATAATCAGACAGAATATAGCAAGTGTTGAAGAAGAGAAATCGGAACCTTCCTCTATTGCTGATgattgtaaaatggtgcagcaCAATCTGGCAGTTTTTCAAATAGTTAAACATATAATTACCACATTATCTAAcaatttcactcctaggtatatatccaagagaaatgaaaacaggtGTTCACATAAAACTTGCATATTAAAATTAACAGCAGCATTATTGGTAATatcaaaaagtggaaacaaaccaaatgtcCATTAACTGATAAATGGACAAACGGAAGGTAGTACAACGGAATGTcattttgcaataaaaataaatgttaataagcCCATATGATAGTTGAACCTTGGAaacatgctgagtgaaagaaacttGTCACAAAGgatcaaatattttatgattatatttacatgaaatgtgCAGAATAGGCAATACATAGAAAGTAGGTTAATAGATTACTGTAGCTGGAAGAAATGGGACAGAGAGGTGGGTAAGAAATGTAGATTTTCTTCGGCGGGTAATGAAAAGACTCTAAAGTTGATTGCAGTGAGTGATTACTACGATGTGAGTATTACTACAATGTGAGTAGATCAAAGCCAttacttttgtatattttaaatgagtgaattatatATAAggtgaattatatctcagtaaaaTTGCTTAAAAAGCATACTCACAGTAGGCTTATTATACTTTCTTATTTATGAATTAGTCAAGTAACCAAGTGGCTTGACCAAAATATACTTCTGGACTTTAGACATATTTTAGTGCTTgctaaagaagaaatgaaaatgtatgcaattgttttcagttttttcaaggaaaaagaaagcaaaattaataTATTGACAGGCTGTTTAGGtgctaatatttcattttttctcctatGAGTTAGTCTCATGTGGGTCTCTGCCAGCTTGCTACTCTCACTGCCCACCACCTGATGCAGTCAGAAAGCTGCCATCTGTTCTCCTTAGTTGTTAGAATGTTACAGATTACCTACTAGTAGTAAAtgctgaaaagaaatttattccaAGCACTCATCTTGCACAACCATTTTACAATGATGTTCTGATCATCTTGATGTGAAACTTTTAATCCCTATGTGATAGACTATTTTGATCTCCAAAACTGAGTTAGCGAACGTAAATCTTTTATGTGGTGAGCAGCATGAGCAGGGTGCAGCTTAACTGTCTGAAGCAATCTTGTTAACGTGGGCATGTCACAATTTTCCACATTCAGAAAGAGTAGGATATGAAAGGGAATGTCACTGAAGTTTAGAAGATGCAAGTTTGCTACTAGCATGTCCTGTACTCATCATCACTACCCCTTAGCGTAGTGATGAGCCCAGATTGCAGGTCAGGTGGGTAGCAGCTGTGATCTTGGCCACTCTAGGCTTTTTTGTCTCATCATTCCCAACAATACCTTTGGACTCTGAGCTGTCTCtaagattttctttgtttaaagttcaaagacatggttttcttttcccatttgtgTTAGCATtatgttgctgtgacaaaatacctgaggttaATAACTTAGAAGCAGAGATgtatattttggctcatggctttagAGATTTCCATCCATGGTGGCTTGGCCCTGTGGCTGTAGGCCTGTTGAGACAGTGCATTATGGCAGGAGCATACGACAGGGGAGGTACTCACCTCATAGCAGCCAGTATGAACAGAGGAAGGGGTCAAGGTCTCAATGCTCCCTACAAGATCATGCTCCCAAGGACTGGACTTTTTtttactaggccccacctcctgaaagTCCCACTACTCCCTGATAATGGCACAGGCTGGGGATGAAAACTTCAACACATAGGTCCTTGGGGGCACTCTCCAGAGACAAATTATAGCACAGTTGTTTTGTAGTAATGCTTGATAACTGCTTAATGCAAATGGCAtgagtgagtaaatgaatgaatcaacTAAATGGAATGAAATGAAGTCTATTCTGTCACCTGTATCACAGGGTCTTCAGTCTTTCCTGACTCATCACTTTTAGCGTTTTTTCTTACTCTGGtgtataacaaaacaaaaaccatctaACTTTGCTTGCTTATACAGCACACACATTGCTCAAAACTTTTTTTCTGGACCACTTTGGCATTTGGAAATAACCAGCAGTTAGAAAGAAGCAGCTTAAATTTtggcagaaaggaagaaatatttagaaatatgttgGTTGGCAAAATATCATGTATACTAACTGAAATATTATTTACATCATCTACCTCCAAAGTTATTTAGTACTTTTCTCATCATTCTGCTTTATTGATTATTCTGATTTGGAATAATCTGTATGTGTTgtgttgtatgta
Protein-coding regions in this window:
- the Utp23 gene encoding rRNA-processing protein UTP23 homolog → MKITRQKHAKKHIGFFRNNFGVREPYQILLDGTFCQAALRGRIQLREQLPRYLMGETQLCTTRCVLKELETLGKELYGAKLIAQKCQVRNCPHFKNAVSGSECLLSMVEEGNPHHYFVATQDQNLSVKVKKKPGVPLMFIIQNTIVLDKPSPKTVAFVKAVESGQLVSVLEKQSIKQLKEEQGLVKNPEQRRRKKRKKVSGPNPLSCLKKKKKAQDTKSPASEKKRKRKRIRNRSTSEVFSEKQNVEG